The following are encoded in a window of Novosphingobium sp. THN1 genomic DNA:
- a CDS encoding group II truncated hemoglobin, with protein sequence MATQAPATSPYDRLGGIETLRRITDRFYDLMEIDPAFAELRAMHAPDLAPMRESLPGFLAGWSGGPRDWFDAHPGKCMMSMHKPFPITRETATQWADCMARAIADVAPEDREIADGLSKVLGQMARGMART encoded by the coding sequence TTGGCGACCCAAGCCCCCGCAACCAGTCCCTATGACCGCCTTGGCGGAATTGAAACGCTGCGCCGCATCACCGATCGCTTCTACGACCTGATGGAAATCGATCCGGCCTTTGCAGAGCTGCGCGCCATGCATGCGCCCGACCTTGCACCAATGCGCGAATCCTTGCCGGGGTTTCTGGCCGGCTGGAGCGGCGGTCCGCGCGACTGGTTTGACGCACACCCCGGCAAGTGCATGATGTCGATGCACAAGCCCTTCCCGATCACGCGCGAAACGGCCACGCAATGGGCCGACTGCATGGCGCGCGCGATTGCCGATGTCGCGCCTGAGGACCGCGAGATCGCCGACGGCCTCAGCAAGGTGCTGGGACAGATGGCGCGGGGCATGGCGCGCACCTGA